A window of Phaseolus vulgaris cultivar G19833 chromosome 4, P. vulgaris v2.0, whole genome shotgun sequence genomic DNA:
aaaaaattaccatAATAGTAAAgatgaaatataaataagtattttatagagaaataaaaaaatagtggtTTGTATTGTTATAGCGAGTTTCTGATTTGTTATTTTTTGGATGCATGAGAGTGTGTAGGTTGATTTGGTTGAcattactaaaaatttattaaataaaaattaattttagaaaaaaataattagtcgttatattaactaatttagatactattttagagattaaaaaaattattggtatataaattagtttatattattgataaataacttttaaattagtatctaattaactaataagattttaactatcaattatttatattttaagtatAAAGCTCTAGTTTTCATCACTTATGAATTTCAATGGGTCAGTTACCCCATGCGCAAGACTTCCAATCTAACACATACAACCAATGCTTTTGTATTGTGATAATGAGTCTAAAATAGCttcaaatcaagttttccatgagaaaatgaaaatataaaaattgattaTCACATTGTGAGAGAGAAAGTTCATCAAGGTCTTATCAAGATTTTATCTATATGTTCCAACCTCAATAAACTAACATATTGACCAAAACTCTTCCACCTACTTTTCATAATCTCTATTCCATGTAAGGTATGACCAATATTTATTTTCGGCTTAAGGGAagaaatttagaagaaaaacagaaaaattaaaattgtttacgATTCAttgtgttgcttctttgttcaACGAGTCAGTCATTTTAGCGTAACTTTTTTGTTTCCTATTTTTCTGCTATATAAATAGTAGTTATCTTGTTTCTTCGTAACATGTGTTTTGCTTTTTGTTTCAATAATATTCTCTTTTGATGATTTATAGCCTCTACTTTTgtttattatagttttttttttcttttaatatgatGAGCATATTCTTGAACATGATGAACACGGTCCTTGTCACTCGCGATTGGTTATGTAGAGAGATTTCTAAGATTTATCTCCTTACTTTTCTATTTGGGTTTTATCATGTGAGCAACGTATTTGtgctaaaatttaatttatttaatacaatAATGAAATAACAAGGATAAACATCTATCAAAATAATAAGTGGCTTTATAAATACatcaaatttcttttaaaaggtttaGTAAACTTGCTTCGTTTCCATAATCTTACTCTTTTTTCTTATAAGACATTCCAAGATACATCATTCTTCTTGATAGGTAATGAATTAAGTGACATATCTTTAGTAAAAAAGCATCAAACACTTTAGATTCTTGACTTTGTTGGGATCATGTACGCGCGTAAAGGTAGAAAAAATCATGTTcataaaagaagaataaatattCAGTTCAATACAATAAgtattaacatattttatttttggttcaaaaaggaaaaaaaattaaattcttagtataaaaactttaattccattaattttgtttttttttaactattaaaGTAACTGAACAAGTATTTAGTCTTTAATAATTGTCAtatatttattagaaaaaaattaatgcaaataacctttattgaaattttttattctttacttattgttttataaatatagAATTCTTAGTTATTCgttgtttaaatatatataaaaaaaaataagtaattattgTATTGAACTAACTATTTATCTAAAAGCATCTGTCAACTCTTTTGGATATAAGTttgcaaaaattaaataagatatttaataaagtgatttcaaattatattaacttttttctatttttatctcTACCATAATGATCTCTCTTACAAGAAACGAaagacaatatttttttaagaattaaaagaatatatagaaaattgtaaaaaaagagaaaaaaatgtaataattttaaaaaatatgaaaattgttTAAATGTCCTACATTTATAAAGATGtcttataaataaaaatcatattttaaagcTTATTATTACCTCATTATAATCTACATTTAAAAAatcctaaaaatattaaatctattttacttcacttttatTTTCACAATATAAATCATATCTCATCGAAAGTCAGACTTTATTATTGCAAGAATAAGATAATAATGCATTTATTGCAACTCAATTAACATACTTAAATGGGgatgataattaattaaaaaaatcatgtaaaTCACAAATAAACCTATTACATGAgtatgtataaaatatttaaccATATACAACTCAACTTTTCTACCATTGTTAAAAAAGACTTAATATTCTTTCTTAGATTGCCAATAATTAATTGAGCTCATTTGGAATATTTACAACACATCATTTCCCCTGTCTAACtatttaaatgaagaaaaataaaactatgaATAGAAATCTAATTCTCTTTTTCTAACATCAAAAAATCCTTTATGTTCCCATCAAAGATTTCTACCAAAACCTGCAAAAACACAAGAAAAACTATTCCATGATTTTAATCATATCCACAAATccagaataaataaaataaaatgtatatcATGTGAAAAATAACGTTACTTCTAATATCATGATTAGATAAATTTACAATAGTCTcataaatacaaatacaaagaTACTAACCACAAAAGTTCTACAAACTTGCTTCACTTAAAAGCTCGTGAGAAACCTTACGCCGGTTAAGTCTTTTAGACCTGCAAACCAAGGTAGAAAAGAAACATGCAGTTGAGTAGTTGTGGTTTAGTCGAGAAATATAATATCACATTATAAATCTTGAAGTCTCTTAAATAACTTCTTCAAATCCAATTTTCATATATCATTATACTTCTTaattaatagataaaataatGATAGTTAATAAAAAGCTAGCTTTGCTAACTATTTAGCATCATGTTCAtggataaaatataaagaatttaAACTTTCCAATATCATGTCCAGAATCTGAAACCACACGAACAATCCactataaatttaagaaatgaACTCACCTTTTGGAAATATATTTATGAACCTCTTCCTTCTTGTCAGGACCATAAACATACCACTTTTCTTCCGGTGCTTTGGCAATTTCATCCTCTATTTTAATTTCTGCGTGTTGCTTTCTTTTAGAAAACTTGCTAAACCCCAATCATAATTCTATAAACATTTCAAATGGATTTTAAGTGTTACCTTGCAAAATAACAGTATATTCACTACTGCAACTTCTAAAATTCCAGAATGCTTGACCGTTATTGTCTACAAATTCAGGTTTGATCCTTAAAGCATCACAACCTAATTTCGCTGTAACATTAAAAGAACAAATGACAACCTTTACAATagcaaaaaattaaattcttacAAGATATCAAGCAACAATATGTACCCAAACTTTCCATTCCAAGAGCAGTAATATATTTATgaaaccatttcaaaaataaatgcTTTGCAGCAAACAATCATTTTTCCATAAGAAAATGGTGAATTTAAACCAAATGGAATTTAAAACCTTATATGATGTTGCATAACTGAATGTTATTGTGTATTATGTGAAAACTTTAGGCGTTATAACATAATGATTAATTTACATAGCTCGTATCATACCTTTTGGAAGTGCACCctttaaattatttctttatcaAACCAAGACCTAGCTAGATGTTTAGTAAAATACAAAATTGATGAATTTAAACTGAGAAATTAAACATCTTATAGGATGTTGTGTAAGTGAATATTGTTGTGCAAGAAGAGAAACAtgttataaaatgataaaagcATTGAGCAGTATATAGTACAAAATTATTGTAAAACCTAAGACTAAACCTATGTACCAATAGATGTTTGTCATACATATTAGTTATTTTTCATCCTAGTGTGATCATAAAACAAAACCAACATTTTATTCTGCTTTTAGGATCTTTTGCTAATGATTGCTTGTTTACAACTTGGATAACTTTGAACTATGGATTTATGTATCACACCAAAACATTTTGACCTAAGAAAATGAAAGTGGGAAGAACTTTAGGCAAGATAACatcaatgatgataataatTCATAATCGATTAATCATGACATACCTTTTTGAGTTATGCCCTTTAACCCAAGCATATCAGTGTGTGCTTCATCAACCTCAATTCTTATTTTTGAAAGAAGAGCTTCATGCTCCTCCATCGGAAAGGGAGACACAGTTGAATGAACAACTTTGGCCTTCTCACTCCGCAACTTCTTCTCAAGACACTTTACCTGTAAATAACATGCACATGAAATTATTATGAACACAATGTAACAGCAGCAAGGATAATCCATATACAAAGAGCATAATACCTTTGTTTCTATTACCTTTTCCTTAGTTGCAGCAACCTTATGTTTTGCTTCTTTCACTTCTTTTGCATGTCTTGAATTTTCCTCATGAATATAACTCCTCAGTTTCCTGGACATATTAAGCAAGTTTCCAACCACTTTAAATGATATTAAGACAAcaaaaattagaagaaaaagaCAACAAAAAGAAGGATAAAGTGGTGAAAGTAATAAAACGAAAGAATACAAAGAAAAAGGATATTTTCTAACTAGACTTGAAATACTTACTCAGTGTTCAGAGCTTCGTCACAAAGAAAAGTCATCAGTTTAAACTTTTTAGACAAATCCAACTTATAATATCCACCGATTCCTTCTTGAAGCCAATCCAaaggaaaatcatttaatatatGATAGGATTTCATGATTAAATCCTCCACATGTTTCAACCATGAATTATTTCCATCCCTAGTAGGTAAGGATGGAGACCTACATCAAAGTCATCCATATGGAACTTTAATTCAAGTATctcatagaaaaaaattaatcaccCAAAACTCCAAACAAAAGTTGTAAGAGATAACTCACTCATTTCTCGAATTGTTTAGGATCAAGTCCAACACTCTAATATGAAATTCAATCAGGAAGGTGTTTTCTCCATGCATGTTTTGTTTACATACTAATTCTTCTAGTATGGCTTCAGCTTCTCCTTCCTTGAGATCAAGAGCCTGATTAAAATTACACACAAGAATAAATGTGAAGGAAtacttaataaaatatattatgaatggCAGCAATATCATAACCACAAAACAATAATTACGCATGTGATAATAATGTCATTATTTCtagaatatataatttaatgtaaCAGGAGGGAATATTATTCATGGTGAAACCATTAAATGACCAACTACAAAATCATCGAAAACTTGACTTTTAAGTTGcataatatttgataaaaataattagtcccAATTATGTAATATCCCTCTATAAGAACAAAGGAATTTGTCAATTATGTTTTTTCAGTCAATCAACTATTAAATACAgtaataattacaattaatcaaacaaaacattaGGATGTTAACATGAAACCATACCTTTCCAAACACTTTGCAAAACTCTAAAAGTTGCAAAGCATTTCCAACATCTTTGGAGGGTACCTCAATGCCAAATATTTCTTTCAACTCTTTGCCAGGGGGCAAAAGAATTTCCTCCTCAATTGGTTTGCTCTCTTCTTGGAAGGGGGCATCATTTGTATCTATACAACTTTCTTTTCCAAATTCTCCTGAGAAATGTACTTCAAGTTCCTGCAAGAAATAACAAAAACGAACATGAACCACCAACTATAAGGTCATCTCATAAAAAGCATATCATAAAACACATTTTCGCTCATATAATCATGAATTTGCACAATTAAACAAGAGATCATTTCTAACCAAATCTATCAAAAAGAGAAGATTTTAGAAAAATAgcatatttttttctcaatagCTTCATTTGATGGTAAGATACTCGTGCCACTGACCTTATTTAATCCTGAATCATCCGAAGCCTTTTTAACCGCAAGCATTTCTGCTACAGACTTAAAACCAGATTCTTTGGCATTACGGTATAGGGGACCAGTGGGTTGCTCACCTCGTTTTTTCCTACAAACATAACTCTCCTGTCATATTGAACTTATAGATACAGTATGAAACACAAATAgtaaaaacgaaaaaaaaactCACTGGCATAAGCTGCAGTTGCAAAACCCTCGACACTTTGGACATATCCAATCAGCCAAATGTGCCACTTCTTCAGCATTCTCTCCATACCTAATTCACGGTACCAAAATCCTcatgagagaaagaaaatacatATACACCAGTATTGTATCATTATACTTAGGATTCCCTCTAAAAGTATAGCACATTGGACCCTATATTTAGAACATTTTGTTCACATTTACAAAAACAATATTAGTCATAGTTTTAGAAAGGATGCTGATATCTTAACATTGACTACAGTAAAAAACTCTCTTAACAAACAaatcaattaatattttcattttaatttttaattaaaaatattataatattattataatgagtTTTTGAATAGTGTTATTTACTGTGTGCAATGTTAacaaaactttttctttttagaaaatttgaaattgttttttgcATTGCAAGTGCCTACGAAATTCATTGCTTTGCAACTATAATTGAAGCACACAGCAACCAccaaaatgtattatttttttctgtacAAGGCATAGGTATCCAGCATAATCAACAAACTCAAGTTAGGCAGAACCACTATAAAAAACAACAGAGTTATTGATGGTCCTACCCTGTTCACACAAGATAGTCTATCATTAGGGATACTGGTGACAtgtacaaagaaaaaaaacaagatatttttgtgatttcttcGGATACTTGTTGCAAAAGAATGGATCTTTGGACCATGTTGCAAATTAAAAAAGGCTTTGCCATAAACATGGCCAAAAACAAGGCCTTTAGCTCCTCTAGGACCTTCCACTGTTCCCACATCTTCATATATTTCTTTGATATGATGCATGTGATAGGTGGGAGTATAGGAGTAAACCTTGTTGAGATGTCTTCTTCCACAGTGGTGCTAAGCATATCAAGCCTTTATGAAAAAACCATgggataattttgaaaatacaaatctaaaataaaaagaaaacccAAGATTTATAATGTTGAACTAACCTAGTCAAGAGGCACTTGTGGCAGTACTTAATCGGACAAGGCTTCCCTTTCTTCAAGTTCTTGCATGTTGCAGCAAAATCCTCTTTCTTTTGCCGGCACTTCACAGTTGAAAACCAACGAAACAAAAATGTTAGTGTCCAAATGCacaacaaaatcaagaaacaaactgAACAACAAAGAGTAAACACAAAACCACCACACTCCAAAATGAAAAATTGggcaacacaaaataaaataaaaatagaaaagtacTTGGTGGCAAGATTTCCCATTTGCTCCTATTTGAATGGGACAAGAATTTGAACGTTTTAATTTCTCGCTGGTAAAGCCCTCCTCGAAGTTCTTATTCTGAgtagaaaacaatcggttatccATGTTGAAATAGGAAAAGGAATTCCCTCCTTGAATGGTGAGGTGAAGAGAGCAACAAAGGGAAGACGGCTGGTTTGCAATTTTGGTAGGGTACTTCTGTCTTCCTTTCCCCatactatttataatataaactttattaattacagtaataaatgtattaaattatttttatcaatctATTAATGTATTAAATCTAAATCTGAACAATTTTCAGACACAAATGTTATTCTAATTTACTATAAGTCATCTATTAAATGTCAAGTGGATTACAGTGGAATTTCAAGGTCAATCTAAATGCAActgaaaataattaaacatgGAATTAGCCATAGTTTTATATTCCAAAACCAACAAACATACTGTCATACCCAAAAAGAAGACTGAGACAATTCAAGAGTATTTTGTTTACAAATGCTGAAAAGACAAGCTGGCTGCTTCGGTTTTGTCAAAAAGAATCTTGAAAAAAGCGTACTCATAAATGCTAAGGATAAGGATAGAAGTTGTAAGCCTAAGATGAGGTCAAAATCCAGGATATACCAACAAATGATCATAAATgtagtttaaaaattaaataaatagtaataaataagaaaagaatACAAGGGAACCTAATGTGGTTAAAACAGCTCATAATACAGAGAGAGATGATAGTGTATGCACAGGGGAATAGATGAACCAGCAGCATAAATTTACCCATCCTATTATACCCATACACTCATTTTTCGATTACATTAAAATTAGATAAATGccattattttcttttcccGTAGCATACTTCTATAAGAATCAATTTTAGAACAGGAGAACAAGAATGATGTCTCATCCCTGAAGCAACACAGATAAAATGATGTCTCAGAACTGAGGATCATATAACAGGGTACAGAAGAAGAATGCTTAAATTCCATTTGCAACAAGTGCATGCAGTGGCAATCTAGTTGTTTAACTAAGGTATGGATGAAGATTGTTAAGAGTATCTCTAGTTTGGAAAAAATTAGCATGCATTCTCCTAATAGTTTAAGTTTATGTGATGGTTGGTTAACAAATATATCATTATGTATAAAGAAGGATTAATCTTTTCCCATGTTCAGAGTCAAATCACCCCAAATTTAAGCCTTGTTAAGACTATCTCTAgcatgaaaaaaattcacatgcATTCTCCTAATAGTTAAAGTTTATGTGATGGTTGGTTAATGACAAATATATCATTATGTATTAAGAAGGATTCATTTTTGCTCATGTTCAGAGCCAAATCATCCCAGATTTAAGCTTTGAAATTGGTTCAAGTACTGTGTTGTGTTTCATTTCAAACACAAGCAGAGAACAGAGAAAAGGAAATGTTACTTTTATGTTTCGTTTAATTCCTAAAAGTATGAAAATGAAGTATtaatatacaaaaaataaaaagtaccAAATTGACTATTCACTAATTCAAATAACATACATGGTCATATAAGAATATTTGTTTCCATGACTCATCCAAATGCTGCTCATCTCCATACCAATATCTGGTAAAATCACTCTTCACCTGTAAAAGCACAGGACAACACATGATACATTTAATGTTCAAAACCACCTATGTTAGACAGACAAGCTGTGAGTAGAATTGAATGCTTACAGGGAAAATTGAAACtaatgttaataaaataaaaaacagtttGAAAACTATGGATGGACTTCATATTGAGTGCATAAAATGACTATTTATAGAAATGAACTATTTCCTTGGCAGATGTACATGTACACCTATATGCCATTGGCAATTTTGGCATGATCCATGGACACTACATAAAATGAACTCTGTACTATAAGGTTTATTTAACAATATATTATTAGTCcagaataaaaaaaaggtaatttgGCAGGAACAATTAACAAATGAGTTCAATCTTGTTAAAATCCTACAACTAAGGTTAAACGACATTTCATATCCGATTAATTGTTTGTATACAGTTTGACACGTGCATATCAGCCAACTCAACTACTGAAAGTTTTAGACTATACATCCAATTGACCATTTTCGATAACACATTATAAGTAATTTAAATTGAAACCAACAATGACAGTAAGCATGAATCTACCAAGAGATTACCTGCTTAAGAATTGGGGTTGCACATTTTTCTGTCAAGATTTTAGCATCTGAATATGTGAAGCATGCTGGCATGAGTTGTGCATACTGCAAAAAAGATGGTTCAATAACAGAATATTAACAATACACAGAGCATTTGACCCAAAGGACCATTCAATCAAAACATCAGTGCATAAAGAGAAACATGAAACAACTGTTAAGACTCAAGCAGTGTTTAGTCTCAGACAGTTTAAGCATATTAGATGACATTTACACTACGTTTTAATAATAACAACCAAGATTAAGTTTTGAAGTAATAACAGAGTTAAACAACATATGCTTTGGAACTTGCTAAATCATTTAAAGAGCTTAATGAATTTATATTACCTAACCTCCTATAAGACAAAAACAGCATGCCGGCTAgcatatataatttgtttttatcaacaagtATTATCCGCATCCAATGTGCTGTTTTCTGAAAGGATTTACTTTCTGGTAAGATCTGTATTAAAATAAGGTGAATATTTTTACTTGCCTTAATTTAAGATTGAATATAATGTAAATGGCAATAATATAACACATATAAAAGGAAATATATTACACGTTATCCCCAAGACACATTGTACATTTAATTTCCTTTTTTGAAGTGTCCAGCACTTATCAATAAACCGAAAATAAACATAAGCAGACCAACAAGAAAGAACAAAAAACTATTTGGAGTAACTTTCTACAAGAATATTAAAGATTACAAGAAGATCTGCTTCACTTTTCTGAGAATCAAAGATTTGTTTCAGTAACCACAATCAAATGTCTTACCATGAACACATTTTTGAAGCCTAAACAATACGAACAACATCGAAGACAAGAACAACATCAACACAACAAATACACAATTTTTATAAGTAATACATGGTGTCAAAGAAAGCAAAAGCAGCTTAGTGTCAGAGAATACTTGGTCTTCTTAGTCTCAAGGAGAGATTTTACGGGGGTATTCCAGGAGTGAGATTGTGTACTCAGGAAAAAGTGATAAAACGAGTTTTCTCTGCTCTTTTAGTGTACTTGAGACTGTCTATGCGGATAAATCTTTACAATTTAGTTTTGCGAAAATCATTTTATCAAAAGTCTTTTAAAAGCATAAACATTCATACATTACACTGTCGACTATCAACCCTCCCCCTCTAGAGTTGACTTATTTTTCAGCGACAACATGAAAATTAGGAAAGGGCCTAACCATGACTCTTTTGCACAATTTTGTTACGATGATTGTCTATCTAGTAAATTTATTTACTGTGTACCTTAAGTGGCATTCCAATAACTGCAAAAGAGAAGTCATATATTAACATAACTCACCCTTCGAATCCATGGAGAAGATTAAAATATGCTGCCCAAAAACTGTAGCTGTATGAAATAAAAAGATCAGCACTTAATGTATTACATGAaatcaatgaataaaaaattgaggTGGTAGTCCCACATCTAGACCAATCATGCCAATTAAATCCTGCAACCATTAACAATATCCTAAGAAAAAATAACCCATCAACCAGTTGCAAATTTTATGTTGTGAGGGCAAGGACAATCATGTAAAGCAGTGAATCAACAAGCTGAGATGAGGGATATTAACCAGAACTTAACAATATACAATAGTTCCCTCAAAGAGTAGGGACATGTTACAAACAAATCAAAAATGCACCAGCAATTTCATTTGTGCCAACACAGATTGAAAGAAATAACATTTACAACTGTGTAAAACCTATTCACTTCGCAGTATATATCATCAAtagttcaatatttcttttcttaaatACTTCACAAAATACCAATATAAACAGTAAAGTACAAGATATTGAAATCCAAATTCTCATAAACTCGCAAACAAAAAGTATTCATATGGTTTATCTGGTATTGTTGAAATAATAACTGAAATTTATTAGAAAAAGTACACAGTATCTTTCAAAGTAACTACTGGAGCCCATAATTTTTCTCATAAAGAGAAATATTAAGGTTGTTTGTtctgagaaaatattttttaaggttattttttgtttttaacagACAAGAAATCAGATATATACAGTTTGTTTCTTACTTTCACATACATTGTTTCTTATACAAACAAATTTTcagaaaaaggaaaggaaaataCACAATACTATCATAATTATTTGTGGTAACAGAGACCAAAAAACACTTCTCAAATTTGGAATTTTTGTCTAGTGTATTTTCTGTTTCGGTGGAAAACTAGAGCTCAAGGTTCCAGAACTATACTAGCTACCTCAAAAGAAAGTAATGCCAGCAGTATTTGCTGATAAagctaaagaaagaaaattggtacaacataaaaaattaaaagaaattttcaTCTTCAAACCATAATTAGACAACCAGAATATTGTTGTAGCCTTTGATCACAGGTCCGTTTTTAATTCTCTTTGGATAATCAGAGCTGGTTATGTCTAAAGCAGAGCTATCAAATGTAAGCAGATGATGTGGGACTTTACAAACTCCTCCACTTCACCATGTTTCTGGAAAACCAGGCAAACCCGAATAAGTAATAAGTACTATTTCATCTTAGCAAATTGACATTAAGCATAATTGCCCCCACACATATATAAGTTGCACACCAAGACTTGATACTTGCAATGTGGGACTTCCAAACATTTCTCCTGTAACCTCAGAGGGATTAACTTTTTCATTTAACTTTGCCAAGAAGTGAAGTTTACAAGCAGACTCTAGTTTATTGGAGGAAAGTCAAGTCATTTTAACTACtttctttataaatatttaaagtgaAATTAATTCAAAGAACAGCATCAAAGTATTTATTAGATAACTGCTTATGATGTAAGTATTCATGCAAAAGTTATTTCTATTATTGgaatttaatcttataaatgATCTAATATAAACCCTAAGCAGAAATAAACAGTAAAGTACTTCTTCCAAACTCATCCTAGGGTTCGGTCAGTTACAGTTCATatattgagaaaagaaaaagatgtATTTCCAATgaggaaagaaaataccatTGAAACCAAGCTGAAGCGATTGGCACCAGCATTTGGCAGAATCCGAGATGAAGAAGCAGGCAGTGACCGAGTTTATCGGTGGGTAGGGATGAGTTGTATGAGGAAGACCGAAGAACTGGTGACCGGAGAATACAGTAGCTCCACCACACATGACTGAGATGTCCCTCTGTTAATCGCTTCACCTTTCATTCTTTCTTCTCCTTTCAAAACAATTCTTTTCATACACAAGTTTCCATCAACATGtctaaatttttattcttttagatcaattttgcaaaattgagaaaataaatatataagtttttttaacaCTGGATtacatatatttgttttttaaaaataataaaagtcatactttctgttttttttttctattcatttttttatttttccagtGTTTTTTCATAACTGAATTTATTTTTAGGTTTAATATTTCTTCTCATTGTTGTTAAGAGAGTGATAATTTGAAAGTTGGAATTTGACACATGGCTCATTCATGGAGACAGCTGTCATCTAAGCTAAGCTTTTAAACCAAGTAtta
This region includes:
- the LOC137837187 gene encoding uncharacterized protein isoform X3; translation: MPACFTYSDAKILTEKCATPILKQVKSDFTRYWYGDEQHLDESWKQIFLYDHNKNFEEGFTSEKLKRSNSCPIQIGANGKSCHQCRQKKEDFAATCKNLKKGKPCPIKYCHKCLLTRLDMLSTTVEEDISTRYGENAEEVAHLADWICPKCRGFCNCSLCQKKRGEQPTGPLYRNAKESGFKSVAEMLAVKKASDDSGLNKELEVHFSGEFGKESCIDTNDAPFQEESKPIEEEILLPPGKELKEIFGIEVPSKDVGNALQLLEFCKVFGKALDLKEGEAEAILEELVCKQNMHGENTFLIEFHIRVLDLILNNSRNESPSLPTRDGNNSWLKHVEDLIMKSYHILNDFPLDWLQEGIGGYYKLDLSKKFKLMTFLCDEALNTEKLRSYIHEENSRHAKEVKEAKHKVAATKEKVIETKVKCLEKKLRSEKAKVVHSTVSPFPMEEHEALLSKIRIEVDEAHTDMLGLKGITQKAKLGCDALRIKPEFVDNNGQAFWNFRSCSSEYTVILQEIKIEDEIAKAPEEKWYVYGPDKKEEVHKYISKRSKRLNRRKVSHELLSEASL
- the LOC137837187 gene encoding uncharacterized protein isoform X6, with amino-acid sequence MEMSSIWMSHGNKYSYMTIMGKGRQKYPTKIANQPSSLCCSLHLTIQGGNSFSYFNMDNRLFSTQNKNFEEGFTSEKLKRSNSCPIQIGANGKSCHQCRQKKEDFAATCKNLKKGKPCPIKYCHKCLLTRYGENAEEVAHLADWICPKCRGFCNCSLCQKKRGEQPTGPLYRNAKESGFKSVAEMLAVKKASDDSGLNKELEVHFSGEFGKESCIDTNDAPFQEESKPIEEEILLPPGKELKEIFGIEVPSKDVGNALQLLEFCKVFGKALDLKEGEAEAILEELVCKQNMHGENTFLIEFHIRVLDLILNNSRNESPSLPTRDGNNSWLKHVEDLIMKSYHILNDFPLDWLQEGIGGYYKLDLSKKFKLMTFLCDEALNTEKLRSYIHEENSRHAKEVKEAKHKVAATKEKVKCLEKKLRSEKAKVVHSTVSPFPMEEHEALLSKIRIEVDEAHTDMLGLKGITQKAKLGCDALRIKPEFVDNNGQAFWNFRSCSSEYTVILQEIKIEDEIAKAPEEKWYVYGPDKKEEVHKYISKRSKRLNRRKVSHELLSEASL
- the LOC137837187 gene encoding uncharacterized protein isoform X1 encodes the protein MEMSSIWMSHGNKYSYMTIMGKGRQKYPTKIANQPSSLCCSLHLTIQGGNSFSYFNMDNRLFSTQNKNFEEGFTSEKLKRSNSCPIQIGANGKSCHQCRQKKEDFAATCKNLKKGKPCPIKYCHKCLLTRLDMLSTTVEEDISTRYGENAEEVAHLADWICPKCRGFCNCSLCQKKRGEQPTGPLYRNAKESGFKSVAEMLAVKKASDDSGLNKELEVHFSGEFGKESCIDTNDAPFQEESKPIEEEILLPPGKELKEIFGIEVPSKDVGNALQLLEFCKVFGKALDLKEGEAEAILEELVCKQNMHGENTFLIEFHIRVLDLILNNSRNESPSLPTRDGNNSWLKHVEDLIMKSYHILNDFPLDWLQEGIGGYYKLDLSKKFKLMTFLCDEALNTEKLRSYIHEENSRHAKEVKEAKHKVAATKEKVIETKVKCLEKKLRSEKAKVVHSTVSPFPMEEHEALLSKIRIEVDEAHTDMLGLKGITQKAKLGCDALRIKPEFVDNNGQAFWNFRSCSSEYTVILQEIKIEDEIAKAPEEKWYVYGPDKKEEVHKYISKRSKRLNRRKVSHELLSEASL
- the LOC137837187 gene encoding uncharacterized protein isoform X2 — encoded protein: MEMSSIWMSHGNKYSYMTIMGKGRQKYPTKIANQPSSLCCSLHLTIQGGNSFSYFNMDNRLFSTQNKNFEEGFTSEKLKRSNSCPIQIGANGKSCHQCRQKKEDFAATCKNLKKGKPCPIKYCHKCLLTRLDMLSTTVEEDISTRYGENAEEVAHLADWICPKCRGFCNCSLCQKKRGEQPTGPLYRNAKESGFKSVAEMLAVKKASDDSGLNKELEVHFSGEFGKESCIDTNDAPFQEESKPIEEEILLPPGKELKEIFGIEVPSKDVGNALQLLEFCKVFGKALDLKEGEAEAILEELVCKQNMHGENTFLIEFHIRVLDLILNNSRNESPSLPTRDGNNSWLKHVEDLIMKSYHILNDFPLDWLQEGIGGYYKLDLSKKFKLMTFLCDEALNTEKLRSYIHEENSRHAKEVKEAKHKVAATKEKVKCLEKKLRSEKAKVVHSTVSPFPMEEHEALLSKIRIEVDEAHTDMLGLKGITQKAKLGCDALRIKPEFVDNNGQAFWNFRSCSSEYTVILQEIKIEDEIAKAPEEKWYVYGPDKKEEVHKYISKRSKRLNRRKVSHELLSEASL